One part of the Thermosphaera sp. genome encodes these proteins:
- the csm5 gene encoding type III-A CRISPR-associated RAMP protein Csm5, producing the protein MSANQAFQDLFKTTTITLEPVTPIHVWSGRNAIVGVDALIQEQYFIVIDLEESMKTLPEKSLEELASTFGRKDELANRLRQLYKEGLLVAKKIPVRTPIQGSQTNVRLLHENLVPGSELKGYIRTAVLKKLLKSNREPHKIIGKRVNPWRNPKHMGMDIEAQLLRSRRTKKQGGFMDALMMISVSDPLSIEGLQTSVRKLTVLKTSNLKPVASLYAVTFDQGVLRYEMSIRSFKLPETSNNIELPKETVEKMNSLSEKFNSKDWIFETLREMGCELIDIELEKLKKMKELNRMKDPWSLEKYLKILEELKKELCSEGNKNQAGHCVPARIGFMTGHESKTLLPEIKRYHDKKYDAIKSEMEKRLRRPWDSLTVKLVNLDSVNELVGVGWCRLCLE; encoded by the coding sequence TTGAGCGCGAACCAGGCTTTTCAAGACCTCTTCAAAACCACCACTATCACGTTGGAGCCTGTGACACCGATACATGTTTGGAGCGGGCGGAACGCCATAGTCGGCGTCGACGCGCTGATCCAGGAGCAATACTTCATCGTTATCGATCTAGAGGAGTCGATGAAGACTCTGCCCGAGAAGAGTCTCGAGGAGCTCGCGAGCACCTTCGGCAGGAAGGACGAACTGGCTAACCGCTTGCGTCAGCTTTACAAGGAAGGCTTGTTAGTGGCTAAAAAGATACCCGTGAGGACTCCTATCCAAGGATCGCAGACGAACGTCAGATTACTGCATGAAAACCTGGTTCCAGGCAGCGAGTTAAAAGGCTACATCAGGACTGCAGTACTCAAGAAGCTGTTGAAATCCAATCGAGAACCCCACAAAATTATAGGGAAAAGAGTTAACCCATGGAGAAACCCAAAGCACATGGGGATGGACATCGAGGCACAGCTCTTGAGATCGCGGAGGACGAAGAAGCAGGGAGGCTTCATGGACGCCTTAATGATGATCAGCGTCTCGGACCCGCTCAGCATAGAGGGTCTTCAGACGTCAGTGAGAAAATTGACTGTTCTCAAAACATCTAATTTAAAACCAGTGGCTTCCCTATACGCTGTGACTTTCGACCAGGGTGTGCTTAGGTATGAGATGAGCATTCGCTCGTTCAAGCTCCCCGAGACCAGCAATAACATCGAGTTGCCCAAGGAAACGGTTGAGAAGATGAACAGCTTGTCCGAGAAATTTAATTCGAAAGACTGGATCTTCGAGACCTTGAGAGAGATGGGTTGCGAACTGATCGATATAGAACTGGAGAAACTGAAGAAGATGAAAGAACTGAACAGGATGAAAGACCCGTGGTCTCTCGAGAAGTATTTGAAAATACTTGAAGAATTGAAAAAGGAGTTGTGCAGCGAGGGCAATAAAAATCAAGCTGGACACTGTGTTCCAGCGAGAATAGGCTTCATGACCGGGCACGAGTCCAAGACGCTGTTGCCCGAGATAAAGCGCTATCATGATAAGAAGTACGATGCGATCAAGTCCGAAATGGAGAAAAGACTCAGGAGGCCATGGGATTCTCTCACAGTTAAGCTGGTCAATCTTGATAGTGTAAATGAATTAGTAGGGGTTGGGTGGTGCAGGTTATGCCTGGAGTGA
- a CDS encoding TM1812 family CRISPR-associated protein, giving the protein MRVSIHPWGDPRNWRFVEYCSEELCVKGFSPLSLIASSPSARPDLVIIFVLDTLYDKNCDPGLKYDSMVDAVRREAFKYLCFKDSLDVRIEVLPGIMKKRARGIEAEFRAAPDDARLEALYYTYKHVTEKLKQADDSRRLEILLDTTHGVNYFTILVREAVFEAASMLAAHGREVAIKVLNTDPFSSSELPRRSAEDPCRPEPEGPVMRVEHNLLQRAEIPPWEITKYLRYSKNSVKKLLTDTRSCCIVEKDFEELKQSLLRIVALYRVGALVELLSIPGGWLRRADVFLDLADRALECWRRKARVESNGSVCRTSFSKLQDGFRLLMHAHAIMLGAGRVSVREHPPVTLEEVKRARRELFRGSEVISVLVDKEIGELERLRKRGDIPCYWTVYARVRGEEEEPLCTGTPGSQDIDRIKRNFTAHAGFLKELLEVRAQSYVELRVRPECWSIIEKVVDKIGEDLMKA; this is encoded by the coding sequence TTGAGGGTTTCGATCCACCCTTGGGGGGATCCGAGGAACTGGCGGTTTGTCGAATACTGTAGTGAAGAATTGTGTGTGAAGGGTTTTTCACCCCTGTCCCTCATAGCCTCTTCCCCCAGCGCTCGACCCGATCTAGTCATAATATTCGTATTGGACACTCTGTACGATAAGAATTGTGATCCCGGTCTAAAGTATGACTCAATGGTCGATGCCGTGCGCAGGGAGGCGTTCAAGTATCTATGCTTTAAGGATTCGCTGGACGTCAGGATTGAAGTGTTGCCCGGAATCATGAAGAAGAGGGCTCGTGGGATAGAGGCAGAGTTCCGAGCAGCCCCGGACGACGCTAGGCTGGAAGCCCTCTACTACACCTATAAGCACGTCACTGAGAAGCTGAAACAAGCGGATGATTCGCGCCGGCTCGAGATCCTGCTCGACACTACGCATGGCGTGAACTACTTCACAATATTGGTTCGTGAAGCAGTTTTCGAGGCGGCTTCGATGCTCGCAGCACATGGAAGGGAGGTCGCTATTAAAGTGCTCAACACTGATCCTTTCTCTTCTAGTGAACTCCCAAGAAGGTCGGCCGAGGACCCTTGTAGGCCTGAGCCGGAAGGACCGGTTATGAGGGTTGAACACAACCTCCTCCAGCGGGCTGAGATACCTCCATGGGAGATCACGAAGTACCTAAGGTATTCTAAGAACTCGGTGAAAAAGCTGCTGACGGATACTCGCTCGTGCTGCATTGTTGAGAAGGATTTTGAGGAGCTTAAGCAGTCTCTATTGAGGATTGTGGCACTGTACAGGGTTGGCGCCCTGGTGGAGCTGTTGAGTATTCCGGGAGGATGGTTGCGCAGGGCTGATGTGTTTCTAGATCTGGCTGACAGGGCGTTGGAGTGCTGGAGGAGGAAGGCGAGAGTAGAGTCCAACGGCAGTGTCTGCCGGACCTCGTTCTCTAAGCTTCAAGATGGTTTCCGACTGCTCATGCATGCGCACGCGATAATGCTCGGAGCTGGGAGGGTTTCAGTCCGCGAGCATCCACCTGTAACTCTTGAAGAAGTAAAGAGGGCGAGAAGGGAGTTGTTCAGGGGTTCAGAGGTGATAAGCGTGCTGGTGGATAAGGAGATCGGAGAGCTGGAGAGGCTGAGGAAGAGGGGCGACATCCCCTGCTACTGGACGGTTTACGCAAGGGTCAGGGGTGAGGAGGAGGAACCCTTGTGCACGGGCACTCCCGGTAGTCAAGACATCGATAGAATCAAGAGGAACTTCACTGCACACGCAGGCTTCCTCAAGGAGCTACTAGAGGTAAGAGCCCAGAGCTACGTTGAACTCAGAGTGAGGCCGGAGTGCTGGAGCATCATTGAGAAAGTGGTGGATAAGATCGGAGAAGACTTAATGAAAGCCTGA
- the csm3 gene encoding type III-A CRISPR-associated RAMP protein Csm3 — translation MGANWKTLSRQLVGLAMFNLWFETKTGLLIQMPVQAQAYKIGGADKYPMTTRKKYGDVELEVPYVPGSSVKGRVRSLLELATKQTLYTTDGKIWQYARSLPAMKNIDEFMKDVRDRNVISELFGWASANFRQVVERLKSDKSMSDGDAEQEVYKAFQLLSGTRLLFSDFFPTSEYVEKTRALSVSDFLEEKPENRIDRVTAAADPRDVVRVKPGVVFEGTVTMLLFDHDKDMVGSFLNTFLSGLELLEATYLGGSGSRGYGRIEFVGKEVRVFRVSPEVKGSSGLISEVGSLSINGLKDLRNKFDDLKDKMQSLYENR, via the coding sequence GTGGGAGCTAATTGGAAAACGCTCTCGAGACAACTCGTCGGGCTTGCGATGTTCAACCTATGGTTTGAGACTAAGACCGGGCTACTCATTCAGATGCCGGTTCAGGCTCAAGCCTACAAGATCGGCGGAGCCGACAAGTACCCTATGACGACTAGAAAGAAGTACGGTGATGTTGAGCTCGAGGTCCCCTACGTGCCGGGGAGCAGTGTAAAGGGAAGAGTCAGATCCCTGCTAGAGCTTGCAACCAAGCAGACACTCTACACTACCGATGGGAAGATATGGCAGTACGCGAGAAGCCTCCCAGCCATGAAGAACATTGATGAATTCATGAAAGATGTGCGAGACCGGAACGTGATAAGTGAGCTATTCGGCTGGGCCTCAGCCAACTTCAGACAAGTAGTGGAGAGGTTAAAGAGTGATAAGTCTATGAGTGATGGTGACGCTGAGCAAGAGGTGTACAAGGCCTTCCAGCTCCTCTCGGGCACCAGGCTACTCTTCTCCGACTTCTTTCCCACAAGCGAGTATGTGGAAAAAACCAGAGCTCTCTCGGTGTCAGATTTTCTCGAAGAGAAGCCGGAGAACAGGATAGACAGGGTGACAGCTGCAGCCGATCCCCGAGACGTGGTAAGAGTGAAGCCAGGAGTAGTCTTCGAGGGCACGGTTACAATGCTGTTATTCGATCACGACAAGGATATGGTAGGGTCCTTCCTGAACACCTTCTTATCGGGTCTAGAGTTGCTTGAAGCGACATACCTGGGCGGGAGCGGCTCCAGGGGCTATGGAAGGATAGAGTTCGTTGGTAAAGAAGTCAGAGTATTCAGGGTGAGTCCAGAAGTAAAAGGGTCAAGTGGGTTGATATCCGAGGTGGGTAGCCTCAGTATCAATGGGTTAAAGGACCTGCGCAACAAGTTCGACGATCTGAAGGACAAGATGCAAAGCCTGTATGAGAACCGGTGA